The genomic interval CCATCACCGATGGGTAATATGCCTTGCTGCTTTGACTTTTGAGAAGTGAGCAGAGCTCCCTCGTTTATTTTTATACGGCAAGGCTAAAagtcaaagaaaaaagattgcCAATTAGAACTGTCTACGGATTACGAATCTATGATGTCTTTTACCAACTCgtgatataaattttgttataattcaCTAATTCAgttatatcttttaatgattcTTGTACCTCTTTTAGGCATGTCGCGTGGAGATTTACTATTAAGTTTCATATGATCAAGATTTAtcacatattaatttatggGTAATACTTAATTTAACGGATAAAATCTCTTTAGGTGATATAAGACAcctataaaattaatatcgaGAGAAATACTTGTATCAAAGTTTAGGTGTGCGAATTCATTCATTATCAACAATTCATTGGTAGTTGATGTGCACAATCTAGGCCCATAGAGCTTTTTCGCCAATATTGGGAgagattcaaattttaatttttcaagagtTAATAGAGATTGTAGGCATTTCTTGAAGAATTAAATTGCTTAACAtaccattattttatttctttcataattttcttgaaaataCGCCAACTAAAGTGatttctcaatttttattaaaaactctCACTCACaatcaaacaataatttttcatttttttatttttaaaaattctactAGTAAAAGttgtattaataataattctaattgaaaaatCTCTCCTCGAACGACTCTTAagttttattatcattttcatcatttcataattattcttgtattttttttcctttggtACTCTTTAACTATTTTAGGCTctccttatttttaaatttactttcaaattttttcattcaataattattgttaaagaGAGGATAAGAAAGgaactttatattttacttcttGTTGGCAATACTACAAATCAGCATTTCTATAAAACCTACAAGATGATAAATAAGGAAActaaatatatacataatgATATGATATACATTGGAGAATCCTGATGTTGGTGATTGTAcattataaaaagataataatgttatatttactaattttgaaTACTTAATTGAGATACTCAagtttggggaaaaaaaaatcgccATTTCAAACGTATATCTCACAGATCCGAAAGCAACCCTGGCCTCTGATTCGTTGTGGGCAAGACACTTGGATTAGCAGCAGCAAACGCAAGCAGCTCTTTGTCATGTTCAAACAAGGCCATATCTTCTTTGCTCAAACTCACCAACGCTTCCATGCCCTTACCATCTCTTGTGCCTAACAACATAAACATGTTGTGCATATAGTTAGGAATTGTCATCCATATTGGCTTTTCCCATCCGAAATCTGTCTCGTATTTTTGCAGTCTACTTAGGTTCGAGTACATATAGTAATCAATTTCATCTCCTTCCACCCTGTTGATTGCGAGACTCTTCTTCTCCAAAATAGCCTATATTCCGTTTCTAGAGAATTCATCCTTCCCTTTTTCTAAGTAGACAAACTAGGTCTTGCAATTCTATCTCCTTTTCCCTCGTTTGCGATAATAGTCCCCAACAAAATGCCCGCACACCCATCTGGCAACGTCTGCATAACCATCTTTCGTAAATTCATTGAGTGCACTGTTAAAGATAGATTTGGAAATCCTCGGATTGATCTTGAAGCAGCTATTGTACATTTCCAAATGAGTGCCGTGACAGCTTCCACACGCGTTGGCTTCGGCACGCTTGCACTGGCAACTTTAGTCCTAAGTGCAGCAATATTTGAAGCATCAAACACAAACCTCTTTGTTATGTAATTTGTTCCGATCACGTCCATGTAGGGCGTCAAGAAATCATCTGGAGGAAAAATTGACGCTGCATTGTACTCAGGGATGTTCTCCGAAGTCTTGCCTGAACCGCGAGCTGTGGCAGCCCAGTTGTTGATGACTGTGCTTGTCGTGCATCCATCTCCGATCTTGTGCGAAAGACAATTTCCAATTGCCACTCCCCcgcatttgaaaaatataaatttaataagtagTAGAGGAGCTGAGCCTGCTTTTGGGGATTCTATCTCAATTGGAAGAAACTTCCGCAGAAACTTTTGAATAGGTCGTAGAAGAATGTCAGCTA from Citrus sinensis cultivar Valencia sweet orange chromosome 9, DVS_A1.0, whole genome shotgun sequence carries:
- the LOC107178642 gene encoding BAHD acyltransferase At5g47980-like, with the translated sequence MSASPSIFQHLLADILLRPIQKFLRKFLPIEIESPKAGSAPLLLIKFIFFKCGGVAIGNCLSHKIGDGCTTSTVINNWAATARGSGKTSENIPEYNAASIFPPDDFLTPYMDVIGTNYITKRFVFDASNIAALRTKVASASVPKPTRVEAVTALIWKCTIAASRSIRGFPNLSLTVHSMNLRKMVMQTLPDGCAGILLGTIIANEGKGDRIARPSTRDGKGMEALVSLSKEDMALFEHDKELLAFAAANPSVLPTTNQRPGLLSDL